ATTAGTTTGTAGTTTAGTCCTGAAACCTAATGAGTAAGTGAATCAAGGGACACATTATTCAGCATTCagtgattgtgacttagtggaaATTGAGTCTCAATAATTTGTTGGGGACTGGATCTAAAGGACAGTTGGTAGTTTTCATAGTAATTAGTGCCTTGTTGTTCTCTGCAGTGATTAAGTTGAAGCTGCTTAGGCGGTGTGTAAAATGTGACAGTGTGAGGTAACACAGGGGTCTGAAACAGACAGTATAGTCTCTGATCGCATGACATCTAATTTATTGAGAATCACGAAAAGTCATAAAATCTTTAATATTTTGAGGAATTTCAATTTATCGGAATGATCGGAACACTTCTCCAGAGGGCCTGTAGGTGTCAAgtgaattttcagtttaatttgatTTCTAAATCTattaaataccttttttaataaaatttaaatatctgtGGAAATACATTGTTTAACATAATTGCTGACCTGCTCATTGCACAATATAACATTTTGCAAATACATTGTTTTAAGTCActctgtttttttgtattaattcttGTTCATCACCACAATGAATCAAGTAATTTCACAGGACTTTGCTTTCATCTATAAATTGAGGTTTAACTGTGTGACAGTACATTTGGGAGTGTTTTTGTCTTGAGTGGCAGGCAGTAGCTGAAAAACCACCAGTCCAGAAGATGTGTGctttctgctgtttcttcagttcagggtttttctcccccccccccccccccccccccccccccgtttacTTGTTGGTTTTTTCACCTTCTTGTCATTGACTTCATCAGGCTTCAGGGATTGGCTCCAGATGTCCAGGACCCTCCATTGCAGTAAGCAACTgttgataatgaataatttaacaaaatcgTAACGTGTTAGTTGTAATAAGTGCTACAGTCCCTTTCTTGGAAAAAAGCTTGATTTTTCACAAGCAACTTAGTTACAATTGAAACACGCCTACAGTGGTCTGCATTAcggataatttttttaaaaaaatcactggtAAGCTTGCATGCTGAGTTTTGATAGTGCTTGATAGTCAGTCAGCCAGTCAGATTCAAGTCAATTTTCTATTTTGTAGCAAAGTCCAGGAATTAAacgtttaaacattttttttaaaagggtagcattattaatttttatgacaTAGCTATGGAACACCTGTTATCTTCTAAAGTATCtcagttgtttttaaaaaaaaaatccaatttagAATGACTAAGACCCTCTTTTCATTTGCAGCGATGCAGTAGCAGTTTATTTGGGTTTATTTTGAAAGAGTAGGTGGTTTCCGTACTGACAGACAGCCTGAAGAATTAATTTGAGGATGACAGTTTGAATCCTAGTGGAACGTAATCATTTGGGAGCCATTGTCAGTACTGAACCCCTTAAAAGGGAAGATTTTCATGAATGCGTTGTTCAGTAACTGTCCGACACATTCGAGCTTGTTTGTGGTTTGCCAAGGATCAGCGAAGGGAGGTAAAGCTATATAAGAAGAGCATGCAGAAGAGTACTGGAAATGCTCTGTTTTGTCtcctgtaaatatttgtaatgacAATCTCTGTaggtacatgtaaatatgtaccgtgtttcacaatttttaaaaatttatttttcacaaaattttttGTGAAGAATATTTATTCACTAAAATCAGTCATTTCACCTTTAGTGTGTAAAGTAACACTTGGAGAGCTTTGTTCTATATTATGTAGTGAGGACTGCTGATCACAATGGATCACTACATTAATATATGCTGTTTACATATGAAAAAGTcattggtgtttttttaaattctaaaatgCAAAGATCTGTTTGAAGTGGCGCCTCCTTTCTATTGTCCATTTACCAGGCCAGCTGACAGTGTGACCGAAGGCCACAACCCGGTTCCCGACTCCCTGTGGAGGAGATACAGCGAATTTGAGCTTCTCAGAAACTACTTATTAGTCACCTATCCATTCATTGTCATACCACCACTACCTGAGAAGAGGGTAAGCTCAGATATGGTGCATCCCTCTTCCAGATGTCCTCGCACTTTAAACAGTGAGTGATCAGGATCTTTTTTGTCCCCAGGCTGAGTTTGTCTGGCATAAGCTTTCAGCAGATAACATGGACCCGGACTTTGTGGAGCGGCGGAGAATTGGGCTGGAGAACTTCCTGCTCCGTGTTGCCTCACATCCAGTGCTATCCAGTGACaagattttctttctcttccttaCAGAGGTATCTTCCTTGTTGTCACATTCAGTGTCACAGTTTCTCATCTTGTTTCCCTTCAGATCCTTTCCAACAGGCTGCTCGGTTCTGGTCTTTGAGggcattttttttgtggaaaacacTTAAATGACTCCCTTATTAATGCATAATGGCATACAAGATAAAAAGCAAATCTACTTCAGTAaagtgtaaaatttttaaaggcataacatttcttttaacgATAAGGTTTGTTGTGGTCTACAGCACTCATGAAGCAGGagttaaaatttaatgtatttatattcgtaggcaaactccacattttttgtgtaaaatgaCATGTTTCCACAACAGGAGAATGGATGGAAAGAAGCTGTCTTTGAAACAGGATTTCTGGCAAAGGTATTTTGTCAgtctttcattacttttttagACAAACTCACATTTTGTCTTATTGGCACTTTGCTTGTAAACAGCTCAAAACTGTGCTCCTCTTCGAAGGGTTTTAATGAGTAGGAGATCTCAGCGTGAACAAGCAGCAGTTTTCTGTGTGAATTAGGTCACAAACACATTGTTTCCGGTCAGTTGTTTTGaatcgagagagagagagtgtgtgtgtgtgggtgtgtcgGTGTGTGGTTTCTGCTCTGTTTTGGAATATTCACACATCCCAAAGACGTGTTCATGAATCGTAGCTGCAAATGTGTAGTTCCTCCTGAGGTGGGTGCAGATCATCTGTAGTTTCTGCCTTCGGAACAGAGCTACTATTCTCCATTCCTGTGGAAAATTAGTGATCAAGTATGAATATTGATCTACGTGTTCAAGAAATTTGAACTTGTCCCTGtaattaacctttttttttttttttttttttctttttttcttttttttggtcctttttAGTCTGATTCAAGACTGAAAGCGCTCAATGCAACCTTCAGGGTAAAAAATCCTGACAAGTACGTtgtttgtaatatatttaaGCAAGATATTCAAATGTACTCAATTATATAGAAATGTTACAATTATATATGAGAATGATTAAAAATAGTGATAAATGGTTTCTCATTACATAAAGCTAACATTAGTATTTATGCATGATTGATATATTGCACatacactgaaaaagaaaaggttatGTTTTAATTAGGCTTATTAATTAGCCATATTTAATCACCTAGTCCTCactattttttacatttgtaatgtaatgaaattttGATATTCTAGGTGTTTTGTACAAGAGCGATGCCAATATATTTTGTATTCAGACACTTAATTCatttaaagtaatattttgaATTGTAAGGCATAAAAAGAGTCTCTGAAATTCCCCAGCATGacattactcttttttttctgattgttttatacctttattttttttatttcaggcgATTTTCAGAACTGAAACATTACAGTGACGAACTCCAGTCTGTCACATCTCAGCTGCTTCGTGTTCGTGCTGTAAGTGCATTGAGACTTTGCACAGCCAGTTGTGTAAACATTCAAAGACAGTAAAAGTGCAGTACAGAAACAAAATTGCTCTTCtaattgtttgtgttttattatcgACTGCATTGTAAGGAAATTTACTtagatttcttctttttgttctggtataaattcagtttgaaatgttttttttaaaaaaaaaactttttttttttttttttaaattttctgaaaaatgtatattcttGCATGGAAATGAATTAATAACCTACAGTTGATTTTCATGCTTGTGGGTTActtattcatattttcagtttgcATGTAGAAATGGGTGTAATAATCACTAATCATAATTCACTCTCTATCTAGAGAGTAGCTGATCGCCTGTATGGTGTCTACAAAGTGCATGGCAATTACGGAAGAGTCTTCAGGTGGGACTTGATATGCTTGGTAAATGTTGCGAGGGGGAATACTGTGTTGCTCTTATATGCATGTACATACATGTGGAGAATATTGGGAGAAAGGGTACAAGTGCTGTGTAACCTCTACATAACTGGTGTGTGAAACTCACCTGGTGGCTGGGTAGCCTCTGTAGCAAGGTCTCTTGTATTTTGAGTTACTGCGGgtgcagtacatttttattttttcttgtgaTTGAGGATTCTTATGTTGCTTTGAGTCTGCAGACATATGCTAAGAGAAATACttaatgataaaataaaggGAAGTCATCTTGAGTGAGAGGAAACAAATGCTCATCTGGGCTGCAATGCTAAGGTGATCCACAAAAGCCAGCAGCTATGTTCATTGTGCCAATTGCGAATATTGtttccctcccccccatccTTAGTGAATGTGTCTGCAGGGAATTTCAGAAGGTCTGTGCATAAATTTTTCATAACAGTTGCCAACCTGTCTGTTAGTCTATGGGTGCAGGGGGACAGCAGTAGCTGTGTAGCCTGATGAACCACACCATGTGCAGAAAATGTTAAGGAGCACTTCATTCCAGGGTGtcatcaaatgtttttttttctccagaatggATGCATCTTGTGAGTAACTTTTGGGTTCAGTCATTGCCTTGGAAGGCAGAGCTCATACAAAGCAATCTGATCCTATTTCCAGCCATCATCTATAGCCTATTGTGCAGATTTTATCTCCAACTAAAAAGGATCACAGTACCATAATGGGAAGATCTGCAGATTGCTGGGGCAACAGGTAGCATAGAGTTTCATGCCATTGCCTTGTAGTGAAAGACTCCAGTTAGGATATCctcacctgctgcagtacctttgagtacGGTACTTATCCCCAATAGTTCAAGTTAAAAttcctcagctgtttaaatggataaatctttgcaagtagcttagtgtacagtTCTGGGTGGAGATGCAATCTACACTacactttttgtttgtgtaCATATACACGCATGAATAGACATTCGCGCGCACACGCGTATCTATGCAGTGTTGTAGTACAATAAGTCATACACATAAATGTGCATATATTTGTTTGCTCCTGGAAAAAGAATTCAAGTGAAATATGACGTTTTGAAAGCAATAGATAAGTTTtcagaaacacatgcaaacaataGCCTTCTTTACAAATTTTGAGAGATGGCATCACTGTGCCTGAGTGATGCACTTGGCTTCCTCTGATTGGCTCACGCCGAAACAGCTGGTAAAGGTTCGAATCCAATAGCAacaccactacgctaccagctgcccccaaattttattcttaatttttaatgattttaatgaTCATTTCTTTTTGAATTTGGCCATTTGTCCATTCTCAAAATCAGTTGTTCTGGACTGTATacacttaatattgtaagtggctttagagCAAAGTTTTGGCTTCCTGTCTCCtctataaatttacattatatcaTTTGTCACTAATGCCTTTGTATTGCCTATCCATTCTATATGCTGCTACCcctgtaatattattattacttaccTGATGTAAAAATGCTCTACCAGTTCTATGTTCGGCTACCCATGTAATGATGCTGGTTTAAACGGTAACATCAGGCTGACTCAGCCCCGTGTTTCCATGTATATTTGTCagtctgttgctgaaatgcacttttgcttttgCAGAGTATGtgactttgtagaaaagtatttgttagatgaataaatgtaatgtacaagaaagtaaaaataagtaTTACAAAAGATTGTTTAATcctgttgtatttatttatttattttaacatatttgtAGTCCTAACAGTTTGTTTTAGGGCCGCTTCTGTTTGTGTCTGGGGGAAGCTTTAGCCTAGTTTGTTGGAACACTGATCACAAGCTGCTCTCATtgataaatgacatttttagaaATACCGTCTGAGTTTGTTCGCTGAAGTGGAGCAAAAATAGAACGAGTAATATGTTTcgttctttacattttttttttttttaaatgtctgccTAGTTTGGGTAACCCTTTCTTTTGTTTGCACTGGGCAGTGAGTGGAGTGCTATAGAGAAGGAAATGGGTGATGGATTGCAGAGCGCTGGACATCACATGGATGCGTAAGTATTGCTTTTAACTGCTGCCACAATCAACCCTTCAACTACATTTATAAAGATTGTGCTCGATATAGGCTGTAAAACTATTAATTCGCTCCAAAAGCATAGCATACTGAATACGCTTTTTGTTGAACCAACATTGTTCGATATTCATTGGAGACACGTTTTGGTGGTTTTCACTTTCCTAAGTCTTGTGAGGTGCACAGTTGCACTGATTCTGTCATGTAAATGGATTCATTTAGCATGACAGCGAAAGGCAGACATGGGAAAGCGcaacaataaaactgttttgtgTGCTTCACTGCTACATGACTGCTCGCTCAAAGACGATGGGTGTGACATGCCACATTTCCGTTTCCCTACCTGATACTGGATTTTGAACTAATCTTGTAGAGTGCCATTCATGTGAACAGACTTCTGTCTCCTTATGCTGTTCAGGTATGCAGCGTCGGTGGATGATATACTTGAAGAAGAGGAGCACTATGCAGATCAGCTGAAGGAGTATCTTTTCTATGCTGAAGCTGTAAAGTACGTCCTTGTATTCTTTTGCACTTTTCTGCCCAGcctactttttcttttttctttcttcccccatCGCAACAGTTTTTGCACAACAGTTTCCCAGAATGTGAGGGGTTACAAGAATGCATCTAATACATTGTGGGGGAATACAGTACAAAGCTTGCTCTTGTTTCAACAGGGCTGTGTGTAGGAAGCATGAGCTGCTACAGTATGAACTAGAGACGGCTTCCCAGGATCTGGCCTCTAAGAAGCAGCAACAAGAAGAGTTGGCCGCTGGGGTGGGTATATGTACTGGTCACGATGTCATCCACTAGAAGCCTTACTATCCAGGCTCTGTTAACAAGGAGCAGGGCTCAGGTACACATTCTCATGCTAAGGCAAGGACTGAAGGAACATGAAATTCTGTAAAGTTTAAGGGGCTATATACTTTATCGTTTGTCTCACAACAGAATCTCAGAAACGAGTTATAATGTAGACTTGCATTTTAGGGTTAATAGTCTCATATTTAGGGatgtgtatttctgtaaatTGACATGCTGCTTGTTTCAACTTATTTGACTTGGAAATACTTGTACTGATACAAATGAATGCTTATATTCTTACCAATACTTAGTTTGAGCATATACCAGTATTTTTTGGaattgctgaaaaggaaaatttacTCCTATGTGTAAAGCTGAAAGGAAGTAATTCTTTATCTGTTAATTGCAGGTGGCTTAGTAAAAATGATACtttccactttaattttaattaaaaaccgCATTCACATTCACATCTGTATGGATTTATGTCTAAATCCGCATTCCACGGATGCAGATTTTGATCAGCTCTATCACATCCCTAAGAGTATTTTCAAGCAAAGCCTTGGCTTTACCTCCAGTCATTATCATTATGCTGACATAAGTTAAGTCTTtcagtggttttgtttttcaagtCAGTAGATGAGAATTGAACTGCATTTTGCTACATGAACAGAGCCAGTAATAAAGCTGGTAACCACAGATAAGGTTCTTACTGTGATCCTTGTTTTTCTCCCGTTAACCTGGCAGTCATTTAGGGTAACTTAAAAATTtgtctccacccccccccaatctATTTTTAGACTGTACGCACCTTTTCGTTCAAAGGGATGACCAGCAAGCTCTTTGGTCAGGAGACACCAGAGCAAAGAGAAGCCAAGCTCAAAGTGCTGGAAGAACAGATCAAGGAAGGCGAAGTGACAGTCACAGAGAAAACCTTGGAGTGCGAGTAAGATGGACCATCTAATTGAGGCCGAGATTGagtgcggttttttttttttttttcttttttttgatggTAGCAATGTgcttatataatatttaattaccCATATACACTGGCTTACTCAACTCGACCGGCATTCAGGTGGCAATATATCCAGagcaggtgtttttcttttcagtcattttaaattggttttaatgCACTTTGCAGTTTATACAAAGTAGTCATGTCCGGTGGTGTACGTTGTCTTGCTCCTTGTCCTTCTAGAAGCCCACCATGATCCTGCATGGGACAACTGGTAATTGGTAATGGATGGAAGTgttaggggttttttttttttttaatttatttttaaataattttacctTTTGTCTGAGGTTTTCACTAATCCAAGTAGATGGACACATGTATTTTAGTTTAGGACCCAGTGTAACTTAAAATGGATTTCAGAAAAGACATTCT
This genomic window from Scleropages formosus chromosome 1, fSclFor1.1, whole genome shotgun sequence contains:
- the snx4 gene encoding sorting nexin-4 isoform X2, with amino-acid sequence MADCGSEEVAVIGNTDITDEESQDNKNNMMAEGSCLLRKMEISVAEAEKRTGKNAVNMQETYTVYLIETRPADSVTEGHNPVPDSLWRRYSEFELLRNYLLVTYPFIVIPPLPEKRAEFVWHKLSADNMDPDFVERRRIGLENFLLRVASHPVLSSDKIFFLFLTEENGWKEAVFETGFLAKSDSRLKALNATFRVKNPDKRFSELKHYSDELQSVTSQLLRVRARVADRLYGVYKVHGNYGRVFSEWSAIEKEMGDGLQSAGHHMDAYAASVDDILEEEEHYADQLKEYLFYAEAVKAVCRKHELLQYELETASQDLASKKQQQEELAAGTVRTFSFKGMTSKLFGQETPEQREAKLKVLEEQIKEGEVTVTEKTLECEEFVKNAWKDIERFKEQKDHDLREALMSYAVMQISMCKKGIQVWTNAKECFSKM
- the snx4 gene encoding sorting nexin-4 isoform X1 translates to MADCGSEEVAVIGNTDITDEESQDNKNNMMAEGSCLLRKMEISVAEAEKRTGKNAVNMQETYTVYLIETRLQGLAPDVQDPPLQPADSVTEGHNPVPDSLWRRYSEFELLRNYLLVTYPFIVIPPLPEKRAEFVWHKLSADNMDPDFVERRRIGLENFLLRVASHPVLSSDKIFFLFLTEENGWKEAVFETGFLAKSDSRLKALNATFRVKNPDKRFSELKHYSDELQSVTSQLLRVRARVADRLYGVYKVHGNYGRVFSEWSAIEKEMGDGLQSAGHHMDAYAASVDDILEEEEHYADQLKEYLFYAEAVKAVCRKHELLQYELETASQDLASKKQQQEELAAGTVRTFSFKGMTSKLFGQETPEQREAKLKVLEEQIKEGEVTVTEKTLECEEFVKNAWKDIERFKEQKDHDLREALMSYAVMQISMCKKGIQVWTNAKECFSKM